The nucleotide sequence GCCAGATGAAGTACCAGACGTTGAACATCATGATGATGCCGAGATAGCCGCCCAGGCCGATGCCCGCGAACGGGCCGCGAAGCATGAACGCCGGGCCGATGATGGCGCCCTTTGAGTTGAAGTACATGAGCAGCAGACCGACGAGCACGGTGCCGACGGCCGCCCAGCGGAAGAAGAACAGCGCGGTGCGGACCAGGCTGCCCTCCTTGAAGAGTTCGGCCTTGGCTTCGGCGCCTATCTTGGGCATGGAGGGCACCTGCACCAGGTTGAAGTAGTAGAGCAGGCCGATCCAGACGAAGCCGAACAGGAAGTGGAGCCACCGCAGGATGAACTCCGCCGCCAGGACGTTTTCCATCGGACGGGGCGCCGGGGCGGGCATGCACAGCATGAACGTGAGGCCCCAGGCCAGAACGACCGTCAGGACCACGCCCAGCGCGGCGGTTTGCCATGGGTTTTCCAGTGGATTCTTCATCGTTTATTTCCTTGATTTGGACAAATTGTCAGGCTAGCGAGGGATGGCCGGATCATGCCGACATTTCGGCCCGGGGTCAAGGAATCGTCCTCGCGTCTGCTACGCTTGTGGCTGCAAGATGGATATCGCCCGCTCCGGCCTGGAAGGCTGGTTCAACGAGCAGCACCCCGGCACTCGCCACGACCTGGGAGGCACCATGGTCCCCGCGGCGCGCGATCGCATCGCCGCGCTCTGGCGGCCCGATTGCCTGGCCATGGGGTATCCGCCGACCAGCGGCTCCGCGGATCTCCGGTCGCTGCTTGCTCGCCACGAGGATCTGGACCCGGGCGACCTGGTGCTGACGTGCGGGGCGACCGAGGCCAACGCCGCGGCCGTGCTGGCATGCGTGGAGCCGGGGCGCGAGGTCGTGCTGCAGCATCCCGTTTACTACCAGTTCGAGCCGTTGCTGCTCGCCGGGGGTGCGCGGATCGTGCGCTGGGACCCGTTCGGCGGCGAACCCGCGCCGATCGGGCCGGAGACTGGTCTGGTCGTGCTCAATACGCCCCACAACCCCACGGGGCGCGTCTTCGATCCCGAGGGCGTGGTGCGTCTGGCCGAGGCGTTGCCGTCCTGCCGGGTCCTGGTGGACGAGGTCTACCGCGGGGTGACCGCCGACGCGCCCGGCACCGCGGCCCTGCTGTCGCCGCGGGTCGTCGCGACGTCGTCCTTCGCGAAGCGCTGGGGGATGCCCGGTCTGCGTCTGGGCTGGCTGGCGTGCCGGGACGCCCAGGTGCGGGAGCGCGCGCACGCCTGGCACCACTACCTGGCGCACAGCCCGCCCGCCGCGAGCGAGCGCCTCGTGGTGGCGCTGTGGCCGGAACTGCTGGTGATGCTCCGCGAGAGCCGGGTCCTGGCCCAGCGCAACGTGGGGATCCTGGCGGCCTGGCTGGCCGAACTGCGGGGAGTCGTCGAGGGGCGGCCGCCGGAGGGCGGCGTCACCACGCTGGTGCGGCCGACCGGGTTCGCCGGGGACGACGTGGCGCTGGCGCTGCGGCTGCGGCGCGAGTTTGGCGTGTTCGTGTTGCCGGGCGCTTACGTGGGCTATCCGGGCTGGTTGCGCGTGGGCTGCGGGCACCGCGAGGCGGCGGATCTGGTGGCGGCCCTCGCGGCGCTCGAGGGCGCGTTCCGCGCCGTGGGCGCGGCGGCCGGGGAGC is from Candidatus Tanganyikabacteria bacterium and encodes:
- a CDS encoding urate hydroxylase PuuD → MENVLAAEFILRWLHFLFGFVWIGLLYYFNLVQVPSMPKIGAEAKAELFKEGSLVRTALFFFRWAAVGTVLVGLLLMYFNSKGAIIGPAFMLRGPFAGIGLGGYLGIIMMFNVWYFIWPNQKKVLGIVEATPEEKAKAGRIALLASRTNFMLSIPMLFFMESAAHGFQSMLGVSC
- a CDS encoding pyridoxal phosphate-dependent aminotransferase; its protein translation is MDIARSGLEGWFNEQHPGTRHDLGGTMVPAARDRIAALWRPDCLAMGYPPTSGSADLRSLLARHEDLDPGDLVLTCGATEANAAAVLACVEPGREVVLQHPVYYQFEPLLLAGGARIVRWDPFGGEPAPIGPETGLVVLNTPHNPTGRVFDPEGVVRLAEALPSCRVLVDEVYRGVTADAPGTAALLSPRVVATSSFAKRWGMPGLRLGWLACRDAQVRERAHAWHHYLAHSPPAASERLVVALWPELLVMLRESRVLAQRNVGILAAWLAELRGVVEGRPPEGGVTTLVRPTGFAGDDVALALRLRREFGVFVLPGAYVGYPGWLRVGCGHREAADLVAALAALEGAFRAVGAAAGERV